From Chryseobacterium joostei, the proteins below share one genomic window:
- a CDS encoding AAA family ATPase: MEVLVELLENTNRSVFLTGKAGTGKTTFLNDFVKKTRKKHIIVAPTGIAAINAGGVTIHSLFGIPFRTFVPTTEHIDPNLAMNINELFPHFKYRKDKLDLFREIELIIIDEVSMLRADLLDILDHSLRRVRRNQFPFGGAQLLLIGDLYQLPPVVKDDSEKILSKYYQTPFFFSAQALQNIPLITVELTKVYRQQNKEFLGILEAVRHADIRNIDFEKLNSRYKPDFEPENEAYIHLCSHNRIADHINQKKLRELQEASQFYKATVIGEFKETQYPNDEIIELKVGSQIMFIRNDSSPEKKFYNGKLAKISCLEEDLIKAVFEESGVEFTLTKEVWEQKKYTLDADKNIKTEVLGSFEQYPIRLAWAVTIHKSQGLTFDRVIIDAGRSFASGQVYVALSRCRTLEGIVLKSKITPEAIFCDSRIEKFQDSTNANDILEKLLEKDKYSFTLLKVQMKIDASWLKDFVINWIAEEVSDEKIKKQAENFTIESEKLFYISEKFKKIIHQKTLGFIAGTIPWTEIEDKCKGAVNFFYKKVAEDFLLPLKELYSETINRKGLKKFNEETKIFLYDLEDYLEKLKECGLLEVPLFDKTLEVDTSVVVMKKPTHLITFQLFEEGMPPFEIAEKRNLALSTVYRHLAKMGLTEVEKTFKM, encoded by the coding sequence TTGGAGGTACTTGTTGAATTACTTGAAAATACCAACAGAAGCGTGTTTTTGACAGGGAAAGCAGGAACGGGGAAGACTACTTTCCTAAATGATTTTGTGAAAAAGACCCGCAAAAAACATATCATTGTTGCGCCTACAGGTATTGCAGCCATTAATGCTGGCGGGGTAACCATTCATTCGTTATTTGGAATTCCGTTCCGAACCTTTGTGCCTACTACAGAACACATTGATCCTAATTTGGCAATGAATATTAATGAACTCTTCCCTCATTTTAAATATCGAAAAGATAAGCTGGACTTGTTTCGCGAGATAGAACTCATTATTATTGATGAGGTTTCTATGCTAAGAGCTGATCTGCTGGATATTTTGGATCATTCCTTGAGGCGTGTAAGAAGAAATCAATTTCCATTTGGAGGAGCACAATTGCTGTTGATTGGAGATTTATACCAACTACCACCGGTTGTCAAAGATGATTCGGAAAAGATATTGTCAAAATATTATCAGACCCCATTTTTCTTTTCTGCACAGGCATTACAAAATATTCCCTTAATAACGGTAGAATTAACAAAAGTTTACAGACAGCAAAACAAAGAATTTCTTGGGATTCTTGAGGCAGTTCGGCACGCAGATATTCGTAATATTGATTTTGAAAAATTGAACTCCCGATATAAACCGGACTTTGAACCTGAAAATGAAGCTTACATCCATCTTTGCTCCCATAATCGTATTGCTGATCATATTAATCAGAAAAAACTGAGAGAGTTGCAAGAAGCCTCTCAATTTTATAAAGCCACTGTTATTGGAGAATTTAAAGAAACCCAATACCCCAATGATGAAATTATTGAATTGAAAGTAGGTTCTCAAATCATGTTCATTAGAAATGATTCATCTCCTGAAAAAAAATTCTACAATGGCAAACTCGCAAAAATTTCCTGCCTAGAAGAAGATCTTATAAAGGCCGTATTCGAAGAATCTGGAGTAGAATTTACACTTACAAAAGAAGTCTGGGAACAAAAGAAATATACTCTCGACGCTGATAAGAATATAAAAACAGAAGTATTGGGAAGCTTTGAGCAATATCCGATACGTTTAGCCTGGGCGGTCACCATTCATAAAAGTCAGGGACTTACATTTGACCGCGTTATCATTGATGCCGGAAGATCCTTTGCCAGTGGACAGGTATATGTGGCATTAAGCCGATGCAGAACCTTGGAGGGCATTGTTCTGAAATCTAAAATTACCCCGGAAGCTATATTTTGTGATTCCAGAATTGAAAAATTTCAGGATTCAACCAACGCTAATGATATATTAGAGAAGCTTCTTGAGAAAGATAAATATAGTTTTACACTTCTTAAAGTTCAGATGAAAATAGATGCAAGCTGGTTAAAAGATTTTGTGATAAATTGGATAGCTGAAGAAGTATCGGATGAAAAAATAAAAAAACAGGCAGAAAATTTTACAATAGAAAGCGAAAAACTTTTCTATATATCCGAAAAATTCAAAAAGATCATTCATCAGAAAACGCTGGGCTTTATAGCCGGAACAATCCCGTGGACTGAGATTGAAGATAAATGTAAAGGTGCTGTAAACTTCTTTTATAAAAAGGTAGCAGAAGATTTTTTATTGCCTTTAAAAGAGCTTTATTCGGAAACGATAAATAGAAAAGGACTTAAAAAATTTAACGAAGAAACTAAAATATTCCTCTATGATCTTGAAGATTATCTTGAAAAGCTGAAAGAATGCGGTCTTTTGGAAGTTCCTTTATTTGATAAAACACTGGAAGTAGACACTTCTGTAGTTGTTATGAAAAAACCTACTCATTTGATTACATTTCAACTATTTGAAGAGGGAATGCCTCCTTTTGAAATTGCAGAAAAGAGAAACCTTGCCCTATCAACAGTATACAGACATTTGGCGAAAATGGGATTAACTGAAGTAGAAAAGACTTTTAAAATGTAA
- a CDS encoding DUF6493 family protein translates to MLIEEEFRAIYLNYKIKEIVPFLKKLTQKDKKEVASILKNNINKEWGHNNISVLATLVCSKTKNEYEKIGPGYYSMPVNLIDEIFETYVPEWIGESLLFLSNFEYIKVLEWEQKGYLKLNDNISASLLSSSLASNHTLEEILFTYPVTIDSHIWLLFEYESDITYHSHGRNWKEILKTLVQDNKITRSKVLKSSISAINLNFSKDHNTWFLELFTYLVPTDKEIIALQEELFVVFHSVQHSLFPGILKIVSLAITQNDFKTEEFLQATASLMTLTTKNVVNALLQILEKIAKNSKPLHEEICILLMPVFLNKDKALQTKGAKILAKYGDPNSVKIQNELMLYTGSILSDAQTLLENFLVENEIPQKATVKDYETVSWHLSQPIALIETVDDFIFLASQIFNNNETYHFDLFLDALVRFNDDFKEEHFNKLEPAFKAALKRKEAEGLHHLWATFLINYGLLKQKKKLQVLGEARLGFPTLENWSEKKTPFVFKAYHQFLLGIFELLKQNKKLPVLSVPDHTPCWITIHSLVDKLRIYQQHNEQPIPFDWQIAMLRAKKENLEQAEQYAKEQLNEKYFELLKPVFDQNNFKDQYKKEFLEGNFDWELGYRKVYKWNTTEEIPQLLISVEIQKELSENATFLDHLFNSYHGVYDNDLIYILYFAPYFSGPVVAKKYNKDLSSSVYQYDIKGSVVFLDAWMKLNLPFQPVHYLFLSAGLFNKDKTFSGMAFEVLVNKAVSEDFGVRELGVLIGKKINFEWAPVKRFTDGLSGFINLSTSHNQAFEKLLISILSAIEKPVFNLKKLLELYYELLNQNQTKVDKTIISLLIEWEKENNLKKIIHQIKNQ, encoded by the coding sequence ATGCTTATTGAGGAGGAGTTTAGGGCAATATATTTAAACTATAAAATAAAGGAAATTGTTCCGTTTCTTAAAAAGCTTACACAAAAAGATAAAAAAGAAGTCGCTTCCATTTTAAAAAATAATATTAATAAAGAATGGGGGCACAACAATATTTCTGTGTTAGCTACTTTGGTATGTTCTAAAACGAAGAATGAATATGAAAAGATAGGCCCGGGATATTATTCCATGCCCGTTAATCTTATTGATGAAATCTTTGAAACTTACGTTCCGGAATGGATTGGTGAAAGCCTTCTATTTTTAAGTAATTTTGAATATATAAAGGTATTGGAGTGGGAACAGAAAGGCTATTTAAAGCTAAATGATAATATAAGTGCTTCATTACTTTCCTCTTCATTAGCCTCAAATCATACTTTGGAAGAAATTCTTTTTACTTATCCGGTTACCATAGATTCTCATATCTGGCTTTTATTTGAGTATGAATCTGATATAACTTATCATTCTCATGGCAGGAACTGGAAAGAAATATTGAAAACCCTTGTTCAGGATAATAAAATTACACGCAGTAAGGTTTTAAAATCTAGCATTAGTGCCATTAATCTCAATTTTTCAAAAGATCATAACACTTGGTTTCTGGAGCTTTTTACCTATCTTGTACCAACCGACAAGGAGATTATAGCACTGCAGGAAGAATTATTTGTTGTTTTTCATTCCGTGCAACATTCGCTATTTCCCGGAATACTAAAAATAGTCAGCCTGGCAATCACACAGAATGATTTTAAAACTGAAGAATTTCTACAGGCTACAGCATCATTGATGACCCTTACAACAAAAAATGTTGTGAATGCTCTGCTTCAGATCTTAGAAAAAATAGCCAAGAACAGTAAACCTCTTCATGAAGAGATTTGCATTCTCCTAATGCCTGTTTTTTTGAATAAAGACAAAGCACTTCAGACAAAGGGTGCAAAGATTCTTGCCAAATATGGTGATCCAAATTCTGTGAAAATACAGAACGAACTGATGTTGTATACAGGATCCATTCTTTCTGATGCACAAACCTTGCTGGAAAACTTCTTGGTAGAAAATGAAATTCCACAGAAAGCTACAGTCAAGGATTATGAAACAGTTTCATGGCATTTATCACAGCCTATTGCCCTTATTGAAACAGTAGATGACTTTATATTTTTGGCCTCCCAGATATTCAATAACAATGAAACCTATCATTTTGATTTGTTTTTAGATGCCTTGGTGAGATTTAATGATGACTTTAAAGAAGAGCATTTTAATAAACTTGAACCAGCCTTTAAAGCTGCACTCAAGAGAAAAGAAGCAGAAGGACTTCATCATTTATGGGCTACCTTTCTGATTAATTATGGTCTATTAAAACAGAAAAAAAAGTTACAGGTTTTGGGAGAAGCACGCCTTGGCTTTCCAACCCTTGAAAATTGGAGTGAAAAGAAAACCCCTTTTGTTTTCAAGGCATACCATCAGTTTTTGTTAGGCATATTTGAATTATTAAAACAAAATAAAAAGCTTCCGGTTCTTTCAGTTCCGGATCATACGCCGTGCTGGATTACAATTCATTCCCTTGTTGATAAGTTGAGAATCTATCAACAACATAATGAGCAGCCCATTCCTTTTGATTGGCAAATTGCAATGCTTCGTGCTAAAAAAGAAAACCTAGAACAGGCAGAGCAGTATGCAAAAGAACAGCTCAATGAAAAATATTTTGAGCTTTTAAAACCTGTTTTTGATCAAAACAATTTCAAAGATCAATATAAAAAGGAATTTTTGGAAGGAAACTTTGATTGGGAACTAGGTTACAGGAAAGTTTATAAGTGGAATACTACAGAAGAAATTCCACAACTATTGATATCTGTTGAAATCCAAAAAGAACTTTCCGAAAATGCGACTTTTTTGGATCATTTATTCAACTCCTATCATGGTGTTTATGATAATGACCTGATTTATATTTTGTATTTTGCTCCTTATTTTTCAGGCCCTGTTGTGGCGAAGAAATACAATAAAGATTTGTCAAGCTCTGTTTATCAGTATGATATAAAAGGGAGTGTAGTATTTCTTGATGCATGGATGAAGCTGAATCTACCTTTCCAGCCTGTACATTATTTATTCCTCTCTGCAGGACTGTTTAATAAAGATAAGACTTTCTCTGGTATGGCTTTTGAAGTCTTAGTAAACAAGGCGGTTTCGGAGGATTTCGGAGTACGGGAACTAGGCGTATTGATTGGTAAAAAGATCAATTTTGAATGGGCACCCGTAAAACGATTTACAGATGGTTTGTCAGGGTTTATCAATTTGAGTACCAGTCATAACCAAGCTTTTGAGAAATTGCTGATTTCCATTCTTTCAGCGATTGAAAAACCAGTTTTTAACCTTAAAAAGCTTTTAGAGCTTTACTATGAACTGCTTAACCAAAATCAAACCAAGGTCGATAAAACGATTATCAGTTTGCTTATAGAGTGGGAAAAAGAGAATAACCTGAAAAAAATTATACATCAAATTAAAAACCAATGA
- a CDS encoding DUF6493 family protein, whose amino-acid sequence MKERLYEILNEEKIHEIIPFLKQLSAEEKKTLVPTIKKMGREISKIVMTKNSYHTAGSVNQHSIIDIASFVCMDQKNFGKNYWSLFRNIEQTEQILEWGCPDWFSDFINDSIDAEFTAFNYQHILGWTERGYVQPKPELLGHHLSNYPSNLDHHPETLSTHFWYLCEYPSKSLPFRKEWFPLVQKLITEQKVDRKRFLKECLLASNRNFNKNVTGWFMDAFTALKPTEEELVELQDELLAGLTSAQSKAVNTILIHLKKLVELPAFKSDEFSHYLPNLLSSEIKTVVIAGLALTEKIFQHKKLDPEMLGIALSTAFVSKDDSIQSKAAKIILKYIPASENIKEALSHYSDNILSNVRPVLAKYIEDKQQELDAIASERILLTAKENKIKELESFEDLMFFLPLAIEDPYSYHCDIALDGLMRFANKNDAESVKLIEPVFLKACKTIARWEVPYLNVLLCNLIINYGLSLLEKYPIQLKNLEKIYHKTCEDEASREIYSNYLKKLGPIEKVGTKDPVTKAFKEMAVYISQKIKSGENIPLLFTVTHTPCWISPVSLVERLEAYQNKNIEPNHLDMQLALQRCALDDTSEALQLVEKRLKGEYKELLLFFFGKNEKPKGELIHSSWWMTAGITRSPETVFKEFSSFGYDDIPVEFLSGAYQWKTIDSKKNSYYPVELNIVIPKYHLEKRKEPLFLEFFIAEQKELSEIPAMMWCFPNTPANTLAKVIRNCLFYSGIAEVYERNLVLNTAQAFYQIKRPLDEMGYLFLGTIFLDGDKTIRGTAAEIWLEHVSHQMMDNAQLGKVIGLHEKLEWAPVKRLTDLIQHHMLNVSKNHNVALEELISGILLQMENPVTNLKKLLEVYHEVLALNQSEAKGNIIEKLNSWKENSSLKKICNLLLKK is encoded by the coding sequence ATGAAAGAAAGACTCTATGAAATTCTTAATGAGGAAAAAATACATGAGATTATCCCTTTTTTGAAACAGCTAAGTGCAGAAGAAAAGAAGACATTAGTGCCTACGATAAAGAAAATGGGGCGTGAGATCAGTAAGATTGTCATGACCAAAAATTCTTATCATACCGCAGGATCTGTAAATCAACACTCAATTATTGATATTGCTTCATTTGTTTGCATGGATCAGAAAAACTTCGGTAAAAATTACTGGAGCCTTTTCCGAAACATTGAACAGACAGAGCAAATATTGGAGTGGGGGTGCCCGGACTGGTTTTCAGACTTTATCAATGATTCTATAGATGCTGAATTTACCGCATTTAATTATCAGCATATTTTAGGATGGACAGAAAGAGGCTATGTGCAGCCTAAACCTGAATTGCTGGGACATCACTTAAGTAATTATCCCTCTAATCTGGACCATCATCCGGAAACACTCAGTACTCACTTCTGGTATTTATGTGAATATCCATCCAAATCGTTGCCGTTCCGCAAAGAATGGTTTCCATTGGTACAAAAGCTTATTACAGAACAAAAAGTAGATAGAAAAAGATTCCTAAAAGAATGTCTTTTGGCGTCTAACAGAAACTTTAATAAGAATGTAACCGGCTGGTTTATGGATGCTTTTACCGCATTAAAGCCAACCGAAGAAGAATTGGTGGAACTTCAGGATGAGTTGCTTGCCGGATTAACGTCTGCGCAGTCTAAGGCAGTCAATACCATTCTTATACATTTGAAGAAATTAGTAGAATTACCTGCTTTTAAAAGTGATGAATTTTCACACTATCTTCCCAACTTACTGAGTTCAGAAATTAAAACAGTAGTTATTGCAGGCTTGGCTTTAACAGAAAAAATATTCCAGCACAAAAAGCTTGATCCCGAAATGTTGGGAATAGCTTTAAGTACTGCATTTGTAAGTAAAGATGATAGTATACAGTCGAAAGCAGCAAAAATTATTCTGAAATATATCCCAGCATCTGAAAATATAAAGGAGGCACTTTCTCATTATTCGGATAATATATTGAGTAATGTACGTCCTGTTTTAGCTAAATATATTGAAGACAAACAACAGGAGCTTGATGCCATAGCTTCAGAAAGAATATTACTGACGGCAAAGGAAAATAAAATCAAAGAGCTTGAAAGTTTTGAGGATTTAATGTTTTTCCTGCCATTAGCAATAGAAGACCCATACAGCTATCACTGTGATATTGCCTTGGATGGATTGATGCGCTTTGCTAATAAAAACGATGCCGAGTCTGTTAAATTAATAGAACCTGTATTTCTAAAAGCCTGTAAAACAATTGCCAGATGGGAAGTTCCCTATTTGAATGTTCTTCTGTGCAATCTGATTATAAATTACGGATTAAGTTTATTGGAAAAATATCCAATTCAGCTTAAAAATCTGGAGAAAATATATCATAAGACCTGTGAAGATGAAGCTTCAAGAGAGATTTATTCAAATTATCTTAAAAAACTAGGTCCAATAGAAAAAGTTGGAACAAAGGATCCTGTTACAAAAGCTTTCAAGGAGATGGCCGTATATATTTCTCAAAAGATAAAATCCGGAGAAAATATTCCCCTGTTATTTACAGTAACTCATACCCCTTGTTGGATTTCTCCCGTTAGTCTGGTAGAAAGATTAGAAGCCTATCAAAACAAAAATATTGAGCCCAATCATTTGGATATGCAGCTGGCATTGCAACGTTGTGCTCTGGACGATACTTCGGAAGCTTTGCAGTTGGTTGAGAAAAGATTAAAAGGTGAGTATAAAGAGCTGTTACTTTTCTTCTTTGGTAAAAACGAAAAACCAAAAGGAGAACTTATCCATTCATCATGGTGGATGACGGCCGGTATTACACGTTCACCGGAAACTGTTTTTAAGGAATTTAGTAGTTTCGGATATGATGATATTCCGGTAGAATTCCTTTCGGGAGCCTATCAATGGAAAACAATTGACAGCAAGAAAAATTCATATTATCCTGTGGAGTTGAACATTGTTATTCCAAAATATCATCTTGAAAAAAGAAAAGAGCCTTTGTTTCTGGAGTTTTTTATTGCTGAACAAAAAGAACTTTCCGAAATTCCTGCAATGATGTGGTGCTTTCCGAATACACCGGCAAATACCTTGGCAAAAGTAATCAGAAACTGCCTTTTCTATTCGGGTATTGCTGAAGTTTATGAAAGAAACCTGGTTTTAAATACAGCACAGGCTTTTTATCAGATCAAAAGACCTCTGGATGAAATGGGTTATCTGTTTTTAGGAACCATCTTTTTGGATGGAGATAAAACCATCAGAGGAACTGCTGCTGAAATCTGGCTGGAACATGTTTCTCATCAAATGATGGATAATGCACAGCTAGGTAAGGTAATTGGTCTGCATGAAAAACTTGAGTGGGCGCCTGTTAAAAGATTAACAGACCTTATCCAGCATCATATGCTTAACGTAAGCAAAAACCATAACGTTGCTCTGGAAGAGTTGATATCCGGTATACTGCTTCAGATGGAAAATCCGGTTACCAATTTGAAGAAATTACTGGAAGTTTATCATGAGGTATTGGCTTTAAATCAATCGGAGGCGAAAGGAAATATAATAGAAAAACTGAACAGCTGGAAAGAAAATTCGAGCCTGAAAAAAATCTGCAATCTTCTTCTAAAAAAATAA
- a CDS encoding SWIM zinc finger family protein — protein MEDMLTYNYSRSSALVKKDALEELFLSKYSEIQKNTDVPCFFWGNVGQPFILARCLITLSNIVKSSFNLSPFQMALLKDPIVTAGNERLRFEGFSHCAGVYARVDVLPDGLDGEFLENGTTNVDFNQPMITALGSIRPNEKIMLSVGDKEFGLYKEEKKVVERKVPLPTKWIKGLGTVQIYLSESQKQHSFNKIQTQQLFRGMPKGTVKSDYYLIVRGNKPMFSPVKSADAVCIGGLHRLRLLEPLLPYIDHMQVFPHPNMQSTTWQLYMGNIKFSFSLSRESWRGFSGEGAVLDSLTTEVSDEWIDALDKYAYANQSFNAMVLALEENISLNKADNITGRLASMGLLGYDLDDNEFFYRRLPFKLSRILELNPRMKNAEKLIEDGKVEILSNHKERTEARVQGTGVHHTVIIEDEKERCTCEWFSKYQGERGPCKHVLAVKKLVNS, from the coding sequence ATGGAAGATATGCTTACTTACAATTATTCCAGATCATCTGCACTGGTAAAGAAAGATGCTCTGGAAGAACTGTTTCTCTCCAAATATAGCGAGATACAGAAAAATACCGATGTTCCCTGCTTTTTCTGGGGGAACGTAGGACAACCTTTTATTTTGGCCCGTTGCCTAATTACACTTTCCAATATTGTAAAGTCAAGCTTTAATCTGTCACCATTTCAGATGGCATTGCTCAAAGATCCTATTGTGACCGCCGGAAATGAGAGGTTGCGATTTGAAGGCTTTTCTCATTGCGCAGGAGTGTATGCACGAGTGGATGTTCTTCCGGATGGATTGGATGGGGAGTTTTTGGAAAACGGAACTACAAATGTAGATTTTAATCAACCCATGATAACCGCCCTTGGAAGTATTCGCCCCAATGAAAAAATTATGCTTTCTGTTGGTGACAAAGAATTCGGGTTATATAAAGAAGAAAAAAAAGTAGTGGAAAGAAAGGTTCCATTGCCTACAAAATGGATTAAGGGCTTAGGAACAGTACAGATATACCTGTCTGAATCACAAAAGCAACATAGTTTTAATAAGATACAAACTCAGCAGCTATTCAGAGGAATGCCGAAAGGGACAGTAAAGTCAGACTATTATCTTATCGTAAGAGGAAATAAACCGATGTTTTCTCCTGTAAAATCTGCTGATGCTGTCTGCATTGGAGGACTTCACAGGTTAAGACTATTGGAACCATTGCTTCCTTATATAGATCATATGCAGGTATTTCCGCATCCTAATATGCAGTCTACCACCTGGCAGCTTTATATGGGAAATATAAAATTTAGTTTTTCCCTGTCAAGAGAGAGCTGGAGAGGGTTTTCAGGAGAAGGGGCTGTTTTGGATAGTCTTACAACAGAAGTATCAGATGAATGGATTGATGCTCTGGACAAATATGCCTACGCTAACCAATCATTCAATGCAATGGTTCTAGCACTAGAGGAAAACATTAGCCTGAATAAAGCAGATAATATTACAGGAAGATTGGCTTCAATGGGATTGTTGGGATATGATCTTGACGATAATGAGTTCTTCTACCGCAGATTGCCCTTTAAGCTAAGCCGTATCTTAGAATTAAATCCACGTATGAAGAATGCTGAAAAACTGATTGAAGATGGAAAAGTTGAGATTTTAAGCAATCATAAAGAAAGAACAGAAGCCAGGGTACAAGGCACAGGAGTACACCATACCGTAATTATTGAAGACGAAAAGGAGCGTTGTACCTGCGAATGGTTCAGTAAATATCAAGGCGAAAGAGGTCCTTGTAAACACGTGCTTGCAGTGAAGAAACTTGTAAATAGTTAA
- a CDS encoding VOC family protein: MIKGLYETHVQVSDLEKAIQFYTEVLGLRLAHRDGTRPIAFLWIGEEKEFMLGLWEQKENLQPRHFAFSSSKEDILNYSVKFLENKNLKPYNFLKNGSIEPMVFAWMPALAIYFNDPDGNQLEFISILEGDGKPELGVLAYEEWIKQTQS, encoded by the coding sequence ATGATTAAAGGATTATACGAAACTCATGTTCAGGTAAGTGATTTGGAAAAAGCCATTCAATTTTATACAGAAGTATTGGGATTGAGGCTGGCTCATAGAGATGGAACAAGACCTATAGCATTTTTATGGATTGGAGAAGAGAAAGAGTTTATGCTAGGATTGTGGGAGCAAAAAGAGAATCTTCAACCCAGACATTTTGCTTTCTCCAGCAGTAAAGAAGATATTTTAAACTATTCTGTGAAGTTTTTGGAAAATAAGAATCTAAAGCCATATAACTTTTTGAAAAACGGAAGCATTGAACCTATGGTATTTGCCTGGATGCCTGCACTGGCCATCTATTTCAATGATCCTGATGGTAACCAGCTTGAGTTTATTTCTATTTTGGAGGGCGATGGAAAACCTGAATTAGGTGTTTTGGCATATGAGGAATGGATAAAACAGACACAAAGCTAA